A genomic stretch from Bosea sp. F3-2 includes:
- a CDS encoding MarR family transcriptional regulator: protein MTAPKSVPHAATEPDRVWFRFMRLHQRMLMQMTGRIRKLGLSIPQFDLLSTLTEQEGISQSELAERLYVTKGNVSGLVDRLVQAGLVERRAIAGDRRSYAMHLTSEGRRLAEAGIATQRDFVASTLGKLKPDDLAELDRLVLLWRDFARAVDAE, encoded by the coding sequence ATGACCGCACCGAAGAGCGTGCCGCACGCGGCGACGGAGCCTGACCGGGTCTGGTTCCGCTTCATGCGGCTGCACCAGCGCATGCTGATGCAGATGACCGGGCGCATCCGCAAGCTCGGCCTCTCGATCCCGCAATTCGACCTGCTCTCGACCCTGACCGAACAGGAAGGCATCAGCCAGAGCGAGCTCGCCGAGCGGCTCTATGTCACCAAAGGCAATGTCTCGGGGCTGGTCGACCGCCTCGTCCAGGCCGGCCTCGTCGAGCGTCGTGCGATCGCCGGCGACCGACGCTCCTATGCCATGCACCTGACCTCGGAAGGTCGCCGGCTGGCCGAGGCCGGCATCGCCACCCAGCGCGATTTCGTCGCCAGCACGCTCGGCAAGCTGAAGCCTGACGATCTCGCCGAGCTCGATCGCCTCGTCCTGCTCTGGCGCGATTTTGCCCGCGCCGTCGACGCGGAATGA
- a CDS encoding histone deacetylase family protein codes for MTTLLITHPAGFGHAMPPGHPERAERLKAVDQALEAERFAALIRVEAPLGTLEQVTLCHPASYAQALIDSSPASGFVQVDGDTFMSPGTVEAVMRAVGGATAAVDEVMGGTARNAFVAMRPPGHHAERDRAMGFCFFNHAAIAARHAQKAHGAARVAIVDWDVHHGNGTQDIFWEDASVLYASTHEMPLYPGTGAASERGAHGTIVNAPLRPGEGSDEFREAFEIAILPRLDAFRPDLVVISAGFDAHWRDPLASLNLRETDFAWATQKLMDIADKHAGGRIVSVLEGGYDLDALARSTAAHVGALMGA; via the coding sequence TTGACCACGCTTTTGATCACCCATCCGGCCGGCTTCGGCCATGCCATGCCGCCCGGCCACCCCGAGCGTGCCGAGCGACTGAAAGCCGTCGACCAGGCTCTGGAAGCGGAGCGTTTCGCGGCACTGATTCGGGTCGAGGCGCCGCTCGGCACGCTCGAACAGGTGACGCTCTGCCACCCCGCCTCCTACGCCCAGGCGCTGATCGATTCGAGCCCGGCTTCCGGCTTCGTCCAGGTCGATGGCGACACCTTCATGTCCCCCGGCACGGTCGAAGCCGTGATGCGTGCCGTCGGCGGCGCAACCGCTGCCGTGGACGAGGTTATGGGCGGCACCGCCCGCAATGCCTTCGTCGCCATGCGCCCGCCCGGCCACCATGCCGAGCGCGACCGCGCCATGGGCTTCTGCTTCTTCAACCACGCCGCGATTGCCGCCCGCCATGCGCAGAAGGCCCACGGCGCCGCGCGCGTCGCCATCGTCGATTGGGACGTCCATCACGGCAACGGTACGCAGGATATCTTCTGGGAGGATGCGAGCGTCCTCTACGCCTCCACCCACGAGATGCCGCTCTATCCCGGCACCGGCGCGGCCTCGGAGCGCGGCGCGCACGGCACGATCGTGAATGCTCCCCTGCGCCCCGGGGAGGGATCGGATGAATTCCGCGAGGCCTTCGAGATCGCGATCCTGCCTCGCCTTGATGCCTTCCGCCCCGATCTCGTCGTGATCTCGGCCGGCTTCGACGCGCATTGGCGCGATCCGCTCGCCAGTCTCAACCTACGCGAAACCGATTTCGCCTGGGCGACGCAGAAACTGATGGACATCGCCGACAAGCACGCCGGCGGCCGCATCGTCTCCGTGCTCGAGGGCGGCTACGATCTCGACGCGTTGGCGAGATCGACGGCCGCCCATGTCGGAGCGCTGATGGGCGCCTGA
- the ribB gene encoding 3,4-dihydroxy-2-butanone-4-phosphate synthase translates to MKLDVWLRQNKIARSAFAKQVGLSPASVTALCNDPAAWISRESAERIAAATGGAVTPNDFLGLSGPREAAMNKVAETIEAFARGEIVIVTDDDDRENEGDLIVAASLCTPEKMAFIIRNTCGIVCAPLTAAEARRLRLDPMVSSNDAPLGTAFTITVDVKHGLTTGISAEQRTNTVRALANGNMGAADFVRPGHVFPLIAKDGGVLMRSGHTEAAVDLCKLADLPPVGVICELANDDGTVMKGAQITAFAEKHGLKQITVADLIAYRQLREKLVERVHSFPVKTEFGEMTGHVYITPFDNTQHFAFVMGKLGDGEKVPARLHRADVVADVLRGAGSIQCALRRFQQEGRGVLVYLRDGSAGVPIKSVEDENSDALRSQQWREVGLGAQILRDLGVSSIVNLASSPRSFVGLGGFGIEIAETAPLE, encoded by the coding sequence ATGAAGCTCGACGTCTGGCTCCGGCAGAACAAGATCGCGCGCAGCGCCTTCGCCAAGCAGGTTGGCCTGTCGCCGGCCAGCGTGACCGCGCTGTGCAACGATCCGGCCGCCTGGATCTCCCGCGAAAGCGCCGAGCGCATCGCCGCTGCCACCGGCGGCGCCGTCACCCCCAATGATTTCCTCGGCCTGTCAGGGCCGCGTGAGGCTGCCATGAACAAAGTCGCCGAGACCATCGAAGCCTTCGCTCGCGGCGAGATCGTCATCGTCACCGATGACGACGATCGCGAGAACGAGGGCGATCTCATCGTCGCCGCTTCGCTCTGCACGCCGGAGAAGATGGCGTTCATCATCCGCAACACCTGCGGCATCGTCTGCGCGCCGCTGACGGCCGCCGAGGCCCGGCGCCTGCGGCTCGACCCGATGGTGTCCTCGAACGACGCTCCGCTCGGCACGGCCTTCACCATCACCGTCGACGTCAAGCACGGGCTCACCACCGGCATTTCGGCCGAGCAGCGCACCAACACCGTGCGCGCCCTCGCCAACGGCAATATGGGCGCGGCCGATTTCGTGCGGCCGGGCCATGTCTTCCCGCTGATCGCCAAGGATGGCGGCGTGCTGATGCGCTCCGGGCATACGGAAGCCGCCGTCGACCTGTGCAAGCTCGCCGACCTGCCGCCGGTCGGCGTCATCTGCGAGCTCGCCAACGATGATGGCACCGTGATGAAGGGCGCGCAGATCACCGCTTTCGCCGAGAAGCACGGGCTGAAGCAGATCACCGTCGCCGACCTGATCGCCTATCGCCAGTTGCGCGAGAAGCTGGTCGAGCGGGTGCATTCCTTCCCGGTCAAGACCGAGTTCGGCGAGATGACCGGCCATGTCTACATCACGCCCTTCGACAACACCCAGCATTTCGCCTTCGTCATGGGCAAGCTCGGCGACGGCGAGAAGGTGCCGGCCAGGCTGCATCGCGCCGATGTCGTCGCCGACGTGCTCCGCGGCGCCGGCTCGATCCAATGCGCGCTGCGGCGCTTCCAGCAGGAAGGCCGGGGTGTCTTGGTTTATCTGCGCGACGGCAGCGCCGGCGTGCCGATCAAGAGCGTCGAGGACGAGAACTCCGATGCGCTGCGCAGCCAGCAATGGCGCGAAGTCGGGCTCGGCGCGCAGATCCTGCGTGACCTCGGTGTCAGCTCGATCGTCAACCTCGCCTCCTCGCCGCGCTCCTTCGTGGGGCTCGGCGGCTTCGGCATCGAGATCGCGGAGACGGCGCCGCTGGAGTGA
- a CDS encoding long-chain-fatty-acid--CoA ligase, with amino-acid sequence MLGLMQDWPLLLHRIIDHAAIQHGTREVVSRAVEDGTLRRRSYAEIRGRALRVAKRLQRDGVKLGDRVATLAWNSDRHLELWYGISGIGAITHTVNPRLFPEQIAWIINHAEDRLLFLDLTFVPIIEQLQEKLPSIERYVILSDAAHMQQCSLKGAVAYEDWLAEADEDFAWVACDENTAAGLCYTSGTTGGPKGVLYSHRSNVLHALACAAPDYMGLSSRDTVMPVVPLFHANSWSLAYSAPMTGAKLVMPGAKLDGPSLHELLEGEGVTMTAAVPTVWLGLLQHLEATNGKLSTLKRVVIGGSACPRAMTEAFERKYGVTVAHAWGMTEMSPLGSFCSMKPVYQGLEGDALYDLKVKQGHPPFTVEFRLTDDAGRDLPWDGKTFGRLKVRGPAVAGAYYRREDENILDDRGFFDTGDVATVDPAGYMQITDRSKDVIKSGGEWISSIDLENLAVGHPDVAEAAVIGVAHPKWDERPLLVIVPKPGRTPSKEEMLAFMTGKIAKWWLPDDVVLVEAIPHTATGKIQKTVLREMFKDYRLPG; translated from the coding sequence ATGCTCGGCCTGATGCAGGATTGGCCTCTTCTGCTCCACCGGATCATCGACCATGCCGCGATCCAGCATGGCACGCGTGAGGTCGTCAGCCGCGCGGTCGAGGACGGCACATTGCGGCGGCGCAGCTATGCCGAGATCAGGGGCAGGGCACTCCGCGTGGCCAAGCGGCTGCAACGTGACGGCGTCAAGCTCGGCGACCGGGTGGCGACGCTGGCCTGGAACAGCGACCGGCATCTCGAGCTCTGGTACGGCATCAGCGGCATCGGCGCGATCACGCATACGGTCAACCCGCGGCTGTTCCCGGAGCAGATCGCCTGGATCATCAACCACGCCGAAGACCGGCTGCTGTTCCTCGACCTGACCTTCGTACCGATAATCGAGCAGCTGCAGGAGAAGCTGCCGAGCATCGAGCGCTACGTCATCCTCAGCGATGCCGCGCATATGCAGCAATGCAGTCTCAAGGGCGCGGTCGCCTATGAGGACTGGCTCGCCGAGGCGGATGAGGATTTCGCCTGGGTTGCCTGCGACGAAAACACGGCGGCGGGGCTTTGCTACACCTCCGGCACCACCGGCGGACCGAAGGGCGTGCTCTATTCGCACCGCTCCAACGTGCTGCATGCGCTGGCCTGCGCGGCGCCCGACTATATGGGGCTGTCCTCGCGCGACACGGTGATGCCCGTCGTGCCGCTCTTCCATGCGAACAGCTGGTCGCTGGCCTATTCCGCGCCGATGACCGGCGCCAAGCTGGTGATGCCCGGCGCGAAGCTCGACGGCCCCTCCCTGCACGAGCTGCTGGAAGGCGAGGGCGTGACTATGACCGCGGCGGTGCCGACGGTCTGGCTCGGATTGCTGCAGCATCTGGAGGCGACGAACGGCAAGCTTTCAACGCTGAAGCGGGTCGTCATCGGCGGTTCAGCCTGCCCGCGCGCGATGACCGAGGCGTTCGAGCGCAAATACGGTGTCACCGTCGCGCATGCTTGGGGCATGACCGAGATGAGCCCGCTCGGCTCCTTCTGCTCGATGAAGCCGGTCTATCAGGGGCTCGAGGGCGATGCGCTCTACGACCTCAAGGTCAAGCAGGGCCATCCGCCCTTCACGGTGGAATTCCGGCTGACCGACGATGCCGGCCGCGACCTGCCCTGGGACGGCAAGACCTTCGGTCGGCTGAAGGTACGCGGGCCGGCGGTGGCTGGCGCCTATTACCGGCGTGAGGACGAGAACATCCTCGACGACCGGGGTTTCTTCGATACAGGCGATGTCGCGACCGTCGATCCGGCCGGCTACATGCAGATCACCGACCGCTCGAAGGACGTGATCAAGTCGGGCGGCGAGTGGATCTCCTCGATCGATCTCGAAAACCTTGCCGTCGGCCACCCCGATGTGGCCGAGGCGGCTGTGATCGGCGTCGCGCATCCGAAATGGGACGAGCGGCCGCTGCTCGTTATTGTGCCGAAGCCGGGGCGCACGCCGAGCAAGGAGGAGATGCTCGCCTTCATGACCGGCAAGATCGCGAAATGGTGGCTGCCGGATGATGTGGTGCTGGTCGAGGCGATCCCCCACACCGCGACCGGCAAGATCCAGAAGACCGTGCTGCGCGAGATGTTCAAGGATTATCGGCTGCCGGGCTGA
- a CDS encoding aspartate aminotransferase family protein encodes MLSNLAVRDIETLVHPYTNLATHRQNGPLVMESGKGVYVYDSTGKEYIEGMAGLWCASLGYSNQELIETAYEQMKKLPFTHIFGGRSHDPAIELAEKLKEIAPVPISKVFYGASGSDANDTQVKIVWYMNNALGRPQKKKIISRLKGYHGVTVASASLTGLPNNHIDFDLPLPGILHTSCPHHYRFAEPGESEQDYSTRLAAELEEMILREGPDTVAAFIAEPVMGAGGAITPPEGYFEKINAVLAKYDILFISDEVITGFARTGKMFGTETYGMNADTISLAKQITSAYFPLSAMMMNEKVYEVLVDQSRKIGTFGHGNTYAGHPVGCAVAVKTLEIYQRDKIVDHVNKVSPTFIRRLEKLAEHPLVGEARGVGLIGGAELVKDKATKAPFEVKKGVGAKAVAFALQEGLVTRAMGDRLAFCPPLVISEAETEEMFSRCERALDKTLDWAKAEGLFA; translated from the coding sequence ATGCTGTCGAATCTCGCCGTCAGGGATATCGAGACCCTCGTCCATCCTTACACGAACCTCGCCACCCACCGGCAGAACGGGCCGCTGGTGATGGAAAGCGGCAAGGGCGTCTATGTCTACGATTCCACCGGCAAGGAGTACATCGAAGGCATGGCGGGGCTCTGGTGCGCCTCGCTCGGTTACTCCAACCAGGAGCTGATCGAGACCGCCTATGAGCAGATGAAGAAGCTGCCCTTCACCCACATCTTCGGTGGGCGCAGCCACGACCCGGCGATCGAGCTCGCCGAGAAGCTCAAGGAGATCGCCCCGGTTCCGATCTCGAAGGTGTTCTATGGCGCCTCCGGCTCCGACGCCAACGACACCCAGGTCAAGATCGTCTGGTACATGAACAATGCGCTCGGCCGGCCGCAGAAGAAGAAGATCATCTCGCGGCTGAAGGGCTATCACGGCGTCACCGTCGCCTCCGCCTCGCTGACCGGCCTGCCGAATAATCACATCGACTTCGATCTGCCGCTGCCCGGCATCCTGCATACCTCCTGCCCGCACCATTACCGCTTCGCCGAGCCGGGCGAGAGCGAGCAGGACTACTCGACGCGTCTTGCCGCCGAGCTCGAGGAGATGATCCTGCGCGAGGGGCCGGACACGGTCGCCGCCTTCATCGCCGAGCCGGTGATGGGTGCGGGCGGCGCGATCACGCCGCCGGAGGGCTATTTCGAGAAGATCAACGCCGTCCTCGCCAAATACGACATTCTCTTCATCTCCGACGAGGTCATCACCGGCTTCGCCCGCACCGGCAAGATGTTCGGCACCGAGACCTACGGCATGAACGCCGACACGATCTCGCTCGCCAAGCAGATCACCTCGGCCTATTTCCCGCTCAGCGCGATGATGATGAACGAGAAGGTCTATGAGGTTCTGGTCGATCAGAGCCGCAAGATCGGCACCTTCGGCCACGGCAATACCTATGCCGGCCACCCCGTCGGCTGCGCCGTCGCGGTGAAGACGCTGGAGATCTATCAGCGCGACAAGATCGTCGATCACGTCAACAAGGTCTCACCGACCTTCATCCGCCGCCTCGAGAAGCTCGCCGAGCATCCGCTCGTCGGCGAGGCGCGCGGCGTCGGTCTCATCGGTGGCGCCGAGCTGGTCAAGGACAAGGCGACGAAGGCTCCCTTCGAGGTCAAGAAGGGCGTCGGCGCCAAGGCTGTCGCCTTCGCGCTGCAGGAGGGTCTCGTCACCCGCGCCATGGGCGATCGCCTCGCCTTCTGCCCGCCGCTGGTCATCAGCGAAGCCGAGACCGAGGAAATGTTCAGCCGCTGCGAGCGCGCCCTCGACAAGACCCTCGACTGGGCCAAGGCGGAAGGCCTGTTCGCCTGA
- the aroC gene encoding chorismate synthase, producing MSHNSFGHLFRVTTFGESHGPAIGCVVDGCPPLIPLTEADIQGDLDRRRPGQSRFTTQRQEPDQVRIVSGVFARESDGVQVTTGTSIGLLIDNVDQRSKDYSDIKDKYRPGHADFTYDVKYGIRDYRGGGRSSARETAMRVAAGAIARKVVPGMVVRGALVQMGPHKIDRANWDWEEVGRNPFFCPDAKAAAFFADYLDGVRKAGSSIGAVLEIVAEGVPAGLGAPIYGKLDAEIAAALMSINAVKGVEIGEGFGAAELSGEENADEMRAGNDGRPLFLSNHAGGILGGISTGQPIVARFAVKPTSSILATRATVTRTGGEAEMFTKGRHDPCVGIRAVPVGEAMVACVLADQYLRHRGQVGVVEPRWPFQE from the coding sequence CGACGGCTGCCCGCCGCTGATCCCGCTGACGGAAGCCGACATTCAGGGCGATCTCGACCGGCGCCGTCCCGGCCAGTCGCGCTTCACGACGCAGCGCCAGGAGCCGGATCAGGTCCGCATCGTCTCCGGCGTCTTCGCCCGGGAGAGCGACGGCGTGCAGGTGACGACCGGCACCTCGATCGGGCTCCTGATCGACAATGTCGACCAGCGCTCGAAGGACTATTCCGACATCAAGGACAAGTACCGGCCCGGCCATGCCGATTTCACCTATGACGTGAAATACGGCATCCGCGACTATCGCGGCGGCGGGAGGTCTTCGGCGCGCGAGACGGCGATGCGCGTCGCCGCCGGCGCCATCGCCCGCAAGGTCGTGCCGGGCATGGTGGTGCGCGGCGCGCTCGTCCAGATGGGCCCACACAAGATCGACCGCGCCAACTGGGATTGGGAGGAGGTCGGCCGCAACCCCTTCTTCTGCCCGGATGCGAAGGCCGCGGCCTTCTTCGCCGATTATCTCGATGGCGTCCGCAAGGCCGGCTCCTCGATCGGTGCGGTGCTCGAAATCGTCGCCGAGGGCGTGCCGGCGGGGCTGGGCGCGCCGATCTATGGCAAGCTCGATGCCGAGATCGCTGCGGCGCTGATGAGCATCAACGCCGTCAAGGGCGTGGAAATCGGCGAGGGCTTCGGCGCGGCCGAGCTTTCCGGCGAGGAGAACGCCGACGAGATGCGTGCCGGCAATGACGGGCGCCCGCTCTTTCTCTCCAACCATGCCGGCGGCATCCTCGGCGGTATCTCGACCGGCCAGCCGATCGTCGCCCGTTTCGCGGTGAAGCCGACCTCCTCGATCCTGGCGACGCGCGCGACCGTGACGCGAACGGGTGGCGAGGCGGAGATGTTCACCAAGGGACGCCACGACCCCTGTGTGGGCATCCGCGCCGTGCCGGTCGGCGAGGCGATGGTCGCCTGCGTGCTGGCGGACCAGTATCTGCGCCATCGGGGGCAGGTGGGTGTGGTGGAGCCGCGCTGGCCGTTTCAAGAGTAA
- a CDS encoding L,D-transpeptidase — protein sequence MKKTVFVALALSSLLGACQYKSVAAPELSARDAEYIALVPKFDTYLPYLPYEIADPTGQPPGTIYIDTKEKFLYLVLPNKKAIRYGVATGEEAYGWTGEAVVQRKAEWPRWTPPAEMVKRWPHLKPVAGGLAGGPDNPLGARALYLYQNGQDTLYRIHGTNEPETIGRSASSGCIRMRNIDVIDLFNRVPAGAKVVVI from the coding sequence ATGAAGAAGACCGTTTTCGTTGCCTTGGCGCTGTCGTCCCTTCTGGGCGCCTGCCAGTATAAGAGCGTGGCCGCTCCGGAGCTGTCAGCCCGCGACGCGGAATATATCGCGCTCGTCCCCAAGTTCGATACTTACCTGCCTTATCTTCCGTATGAGATTGCCGATCCGACCGGCCAGCCGCCCGGCACGATCTACATCGATACGAAGGAGAAGTTCCTCTATCTCGTCCTGCCGAACAAGAAGGCGATCCGCTACGGCGTCGCCACCGGCGAGGAAGCCTATGGCTGGACCGGCGAGGCCGTGGTGCAACGCAAGGCCGAATGGCCGCGCTGGACGCCGCCGGCCGAGATGGTCAAGCGCTGGCCGCATCTGAAGCCGGTCGCCGGCGGCCTCGCGGGAGGCCCCGACAACCCGCTCGGCGCGCGTGCTCTCTACCTCTACCAGAATGGTCAGGATACGCTCTATCGCATCCACGGCACCAACGAGCCGGAGACGATCGGCCGCTCGGCTTCGTCCGGCTGCATCCGGATGCGCAACATCGACGTGATCGACCTCTTCAACCGCGTTCCCGCAGGGGCGAAGGTCGTTGTCATCTGA
- a CDS encoding amidase translates to MAADIDLTASATALRAALLARRVSATELLEATFARIDALNPRLNPIVAQDREAARAMARISDERIGNGSARPLEGLPITIKDAFDVAGLPSSGGLPAYRERVPAEDSAAVARLRAAGAVIIGKTNVPVFSGDFQSYNPAHGVTNNPWDETRSPGGSSGGAAVAVATGMSAFELGSDLGSSIRWPAHACGVFGLKTSWGLVSTWGAIPPPPERRTPRNVDLMVAGPITRAAEDLDLILPIIAGPRDFALAPASLPEPRTRTAKGLRVALWADDPFAPVDREVADAVREAARRLAEAGASVDETARPSVSFADAFEVYALLNHAVVAYGLPPKVRARIQAQASRYSPNDLSHQALQARGARMTPGLYQQLAHRRLAQKRQWARFFERYDVVLCPPAPVAAIPHDHGPDIHGRRLIVNGEPCPYLDFLLWAAPATGADLPALCAPIMRSRDGLPLGVQIIAPFGEDRTAIAVGAMLEEAGSRFVPPPVSSF, encoded by the coding sequence ATGGCTGCCGACATCGACCTGACCGCCTCGGCCACCGCCCTACGCGCGGCCCTGCTCGCGCGCCGCGTCAGCGCCACCGAACTGCTCGAGGCCACCTTCGCCCGCATCGACGCGCTCAACCCGCGCCTCAACCCCATCGTCGCGCAGGATCGCGAGGCCGCTCGCGCCATGGCCCGCATCAGTGACGAACGGATCGGGAATGGCTCGGCCCGCCCGCTGGAAGGCCTGCCGATCACGATCAAGGACGCCTTCGACGTCGCCGGCCTGCCCTCCTCCGGCGGCCTGCCGGCCTATCGCGAGCGTGTGCCGGCCGAGGATTCCGCGGCGGTCGCGAGGTTGCGCGCTGCCGGAGCGGTCATCATCGGCAAGACGAACGTTCCGGTCTTCTCCGGCGATTTCCAGAGCTACAACCCCGCTCATGGCGTGACCAACAACCCCTGGGACGAAACCCGTTCTCCGGGCGGCTCCTCCGGCGGGGCTGCTGTCGCTGTCGCGACCGGCATGAGTGCCTTCGAGCTCGGCTCCGACCTCGGCAGCTCGATCCGCTGGCCGGCGCATGCCTGCGGGGTCTTCGGCCTCAAGACGAGCTGGGGACTGGTCTCGACCTGGGGCGCGATCCCGCCGCCGCCGGAACGCCGCACGCCCCGCAACGTCGATCTGATGGTCGCCGGCCCGATCACCCGCGCCGCCGAGGACCTCGACCTCATCCTGCCGATCATCGCCGGCCCTCGCGATTTCGCGCTCGCCCCCGCCTCGTTACCGGAGCCGCGCACCCGAACGGCGAAAGGGCTACGCGTCGCGCTCTGGGCGGACGACCCCTTCGCTCCGGTCGACCGGGAGGTGGCGGACGCCGTTCGCGAGGCGGCCCGCCGCCTCGCCGAAGCCGGCGCCAGCGTCGACGAGACAGCCCGCCCCTCGGTGAGCTTCGCCGATGCCTTCGAGGTCTATGCGCTGCTGAACCACGCCGTCGTGGCCTATGGCCTGCCGCCGAAGGTGCGCGCCCGCATCCAGGCGCAGGCCTCGCGCTACAGCCCGAACGATCTGTCGCATCAGGCGCTGCAGGCGCGTGGCGCCCGGATGACGCCCGGTCTCTATCAGCAGCTTGCCCATCGCCGCCTCGCCCAGAAGCGGCAATGGGCACGCTTCTTCGAACGCTACGACGTCGTGCTTTGCCCGCCGGCTCCGGTCGCCGCGATCCCGCACGACCATGGCCCGGATATCCACGGCCGCCGCCTCATCGTGAATGGCGAGCCGTGCCCCTATCTCGATTTCCTGCTCTGGGCCGCGCCTGCGACCGGCGCCGACTTGCCGGCGCTGTGCGCACCGATCATGCGCTCCCGCGACGGACTGCCGCTCGGCGTCCAGATCATCGCGCCCTTCGGCGAAGACCGCACGGCGATCGCGGTGGGCGCCATGCTGGAAGAGGCCGGAAGCCGCTTCGTCCCGCCGCCTGTAAGCTCATTCTGA